The window TCATGTTTGCTTGATTGGGGGATTAACAAGGTGTTCACCGTTACAATGGACAAGGCGAGTTCAAATTACGACGCCATTGTCTACTTGAAAGATAAGTTAATCGAGAGAGGAAGCGGTTTTCTAGACTGCAAGTACCTTCAAATGAAGTGCATTGCTCAGATAATAAACTCAGTTGCTATTGAAGCTTTAGAGGAGGCGAGTTTATCGGTGAATCGGGTGAGGGATGCAGTTGGATATGTTAAATTTAATCCTGAGAAGCTAAAGAAATTCAAGAAGTGTGTTGAGGACGAAAAGATCGAAAGCACAGATAGATTGTATTTAGATGAGAGCAATGTGTGGAACACTACATATGTGATGTTGTGCAGAGCTGAAAAATACGAGAAGGCATTCGATAGGTATGAGAAACTCGACCCGAATTTCAAACTCGCGATCGAGGATGGCTCGCCTAGCTCTGCGGATTGGGTTATTGTTCGGAAATTGAGTGTTATTTTGAGACCATTTTATGACATTATGGTGAACATTTCTAGATCTTCAAATGTTACATCCAATAACTTTTGGGTGGATATTAGTTATCTTTATGCAACATTTTTGGAGTGGGAAAATGGTAACGATTTGAAGTTGCAAAATGTTGCtaacaaaatgaaattgaagctTGATGAGTACTTGGGAGGCTATGAAAAGATGAACAAGATTGTTTACATGCTTCAATTCTCGATCCTCGTTCGAAACTCGAGGTTTTGGAGTTTGCTTTCGACCGAATTTACGGGGAAGAGAAAGGGAGTGTTCTGTTTAAAGATGTGAAGGAAGCATTGTTTGAGATGTTTAATGAATGCGAGAAGTTGCTTCAACTTCAGCTCAATGTTGTTGAGAAATCAGATTCAGCTTCAAATGAAGATATTGTTTATAAGAATTTCTTCATGGTTTCATACAAGAAGCTCCGATTAGATAAAAAATCGGAGCTCCAGTCGTATCTAGATGAGCTAACGCAAGATGATACCGATGATTTTGATATATTAGAATGGTGGAAATGCAATTCCGGTAAATTTCCTGTACTTGCACGTATGGCTAGAGATATCTTGGCGATTCCTAAGTCTAATGTGCGTCCGGACATAGCATTCAACACTGGTGGAGGCGTTCTTGACGAGTATAGAGGTGATATGGATTTCGAAATCTTACAAGCTTTGGTATGTGCTCAAGATTGGCTTCGAGTGGGGCTTCCTAAAAGTCAAATGGATATTGTGAAAGAACATGATGAGGATGAAATGTATGATGAGGGTATGTTAATGAACTTTTCGGTATTGATAGATTTGTTTATATGCATGTTTTTCTGTTGTTTATATAATCTATGTTGCACAGACACTGAGAAACGGGAACTGAAACATATACAAAATGCAGAAATgctgtccgtgcaacatagtttATATCCGTTTCCAATGTTCAGTGTCTCATTTGGTTTGTTCATCgacatttttttcatttattttgaattttcagGATTGATTTCTGAATTTGGCGAACTTGGCTCAAGTTGGGGAGGAGGGAGTGACAGTGATTGACATTTTGTTGATATGAACTTGTTTAGAATTTTGATTTTTGGGTAGTAATGATCTCTGATATACTCTAGCTTGAGTATTTGAAGTTGAAGATTTCATGAACTGTTAGAAGTTTTATGGTATTTCTTGACTTAGGATTTTAATGATTTGCAATCTTACCGTGATTATTCGTTTTTTATCCTGCCCTTACTACATCACGGTTTTTATGTACTTATTCGGATTATCTGATTGAGTCATTGAGCTGTCATTGGAGATGTTTTATTAGCtcatgaacttgcttaaaatgtttcATTAGTCTCCTAAATCCACGTGCAAGAACAAGGAGAGATTTGAATTAATTAAAATGCGTATCGCTTTAAGTAAATTGATGGGATTAATTGATCATTGTAATTTGTAACAATTTTAGGGGTAAATAGATAACTTTAAGCAAATTTATGGGGTTGTTATGTCATTGTAAGTAAGTTCAGAGGGATAATGAGACATCTCCAAAGTTCAAG is drawn from Euphorbia lathyris chromosome 9, ddEupLath1.1, whole genome shotgun sequence and contains these coding sequences:
- the LOC136205392 gene encoding zinc finger BED domain-containing protein DAYSLEEPER-like isoform X1; translated protein: MNYDVHFAYLVIVMMSHLQQEKDFKAPSDEDEDEEVSGTVGDSEDAYFEKVRRTLAIFVVVDGLPFELVEGQYFIEFTALLNPKIELPSSLDLSKYCYQMYLDEKLKLQKFMETNCQSVCLTTDTWTSEYGLNYLGITAHFIDEDWKLHRKILYFLGNPLCSGEEISAEIESCLLDWGINKVFTVTMDKASSNYDAIVYLKDKLIERGSGFLDCKYLQMKCIAQIINSVAIEALEEASLSVNRVRDAVGYVKFNPEKLKKFKKCVEDEKIESTDRLYLDESNVWNTTYVMLCRAEKYEKAFDRYEKLDPNFKLAIEDGSPSSADWVIVRKLSVILRPFYDIMVNISRSSNVTSNNFWVDISYLYATFLEWENGNDLKLQNVANKMKLKLDEYLGGYEKMNKIVYMLQFSILVRNSRFWSLLSTEFTGKRKGVFCLKM
- the LOC136205392 gene encoding zinc finger BED domain-containing protein DAYSLEEPER-like isoform X2, with translation MNYDVHFAYLVIVMMSHLQQEKDFKAPSDEDEDEEGTVGDSEDAYFEKVRRTLAIFVVVDGLPFELVEGQYFIEFTALLNPKIELPSSLDLSKYCYQMYLDEKLKLQKFMETNCQSVCLTTDTWTSEYGLNYLGITAHFIDEDWKLHRKILYFLGNPLCSGEEISAEIESCLLDWGINKVFTVTMDKASSNYDAIVYLKDKLIERGSGFLDCKYLQMKCIAQIINSVAIEALEEASLSVNRVRDAVGYVKFNPEKLKKFKKCVEDEKIESTDRLYLDESNVWNTTYVMLCRAEKYEKAFDRYEKLDPNFKLAIEDGSPSSADWVIVRKLSVILRPFYDIMVNISRSSNVTSNNFWVDISYLYATFLEWENGNDLKLQNVANKMKLKLDEYLGGYEKMNKIVYMLQFSILVRNSRFWSLLSTEFTGKRKGVFCLKM